From the genome of uncultured Methanobacterium sp.:
GAGATGTACACCCTGGTTTACCCTCCTCTTCCTTATCTTGCTTCTGGACTGGTCATGGCTTTGGCCAGTCTTTTGGGTACATCTCCCCTTATTTTAATGTACTTTGGAAGAATCATTAATTTACTGGTCTGGCTTTTAATGGTTTATTTGGCTATAAAAATAACTCCTGTGCATAAATGGGTTTTTCTATTACTGGCCCTGATGCCCATGACTTTATTTGAGGCTGCTTCTTTATCAGCGGATAGCTTTAACCTGGGACTTTCCTTTTTAACCATTGCCTTTTTCTTTAAATTAGCCTTTGAAGAGAAGAAAAAAAGGGTGGAAAAGAGAGATTTATTGTTCCTACTGGCATTACTTGCAATGTTATCATTATCCAAGGTGGGCTATGCCCTTCTTCTGATTCTGTTCTTCTTAATACCTTCCTACAAATTTGAAAATAAAAAAAGAATGATTTCGCAGTTTTTTTTAGTTTTAACTCTACCAGTGGTTTTCATTGCCGGAATTTGGAATTATCTGTTTAAAGATCTCTATATCTCCATGCCTCCGGCATGGGCAGCTGCATCAATACCAGGTCAGATAGCATTCATAAGTTCCAATCCACTGAATTTTCTGCAGATAATAACTCATACCTTAATAGAAAAACAAGGATTTTCAGTGTCTTTTGTGGGCATTTTTGGTTGGAACGAGCTTTCATTACCAAACATAGTTGTTATTCTGTATTTAGTAGTAATTGTTGTGGTGGCGGTGGTGGATAATAAATCTATGATAACAATAAATCCAAAACAGAAATTAGTGGCTTTTATCACCTTTTTTGCAATGTTTTTCCTGGTTATACTCTATGAATATGTTACTTTTACTCCAGTGGGCCTTGATATGGTATATGGAGTTCAAGGAAGATACTTTATTCCCGTAGCGCCCCTATTATTCTTACTATTTTACCCCAACCGGGATCAAATTAATCTCCAGGGTCATAAAATTAATTTCAAGTTAAGGGAGAAATTTCCTATCATGATTGTCCTGTTTTCAATCGTCATATTGTGCATAAGTCTCTTCATGATCTTTAAAAGATATTATGTAGTTTAAGTTAGTAATAGTTGAATAGATTTCCACCTATTTTTACTTAATCTTATGGTCCTACCAAAACCAGGCCTAGGAGAACCATTGCAGTTCCATTAATAACTGCTATAAGTCCCTTTGGGTCAAAACCCTCATCAAGCAGGTGTGAAGGGCCGAATATGGGAGAATCAACCCATCCTACTATATTATTGTCCATATCCAGTGAACCTGCAGGTACTCCTGGAATTCGGATGCTGGAAAAATCAGGGATTCCATAAATAAAGAATCCAAATCCACCATTTACCTGTACCTTTAATTTATTGTATTTAGATGGTTCCAATAAGATAGATGCATGTTACTTATAGCCTAAAATTGACCCACTGAGAAATCGAACTCTCTCCAAGCCATTATATCAATTGCATCGTTAGTTTCTTGATTTACCACATCCACACTTAAAAGGGCTTCTTTGACACCTGCAAAAGTGCTTTTTGGAAGTTTAACAATAAGAATATCCTCGTTTTCATTAACAATGGGTGGTGTAGTAGGTATAATGCTGTTACTGGCTTTTGATTCGTATTGAGCAGCACCATCTTTAACTGTAATGTCCATTCTTTTAACTTCCTGGCCATTTGACCATCTTAGGTGGAAGTTGTGGATTACATTGTCAGGAATGTCGGTGGCAGTTTCTATCACCATGTAAACATACTGATCATCATATGTTATGCCTGCTGAGGTCAAATCTTCCATTGATTTGAAAGGTAAGGTCCTATAATCAACACGCTCATCTTTATACGATGCACCGGGCATGATTCCATTTGATAAATTTCCTTCATCCTTGGATACGGTTATATCTGGATAAATAGCCAATAAATCATTAACTCGGACGAATGATTGCAAATAATCCCTGGTTAAGTGTGTCTGACTTTTATGTGAATTAACAGCATCTCTTTTTTTGTTCTCTTCAGATTCATTTATACTGAAATAGGTCCAGTTGGCATCCAAATCTAAAAGTTCCCTTGGGGGATGTAACTTTTCATTTGGTAAATAATATTCTGGTTTGGGCCAATGATGACCTTTATGGACCAGATAAGTATACTGTGCACCGGTATAATTGGTTTCCATAATGGCATACTGCGCAAAGAAACTGACTGCCCAGTGATCAGGATGATCATCTCCATCATCTGGATAAAATATGCTTGTTGGGTTGAAGTCGTTTATTATGCTTTCCATGTTTTGTGCGATATTGGCCCCGGAATAAGTGGCATTTTTTTCATAGACAAAAGAGTAGGGAACGTGGTCGTACTTATTATAATCATTGTCACTTTTGTAAGGGTTACTGTAATCCCAGTGATCGTTTAATATTGCTCTGAGACCTCCATCAGGGTAACCAAGGAATATAACATCATTCTCATTTAAACCCAAATTTTTAAGGGCTTTCAAAGTTTCATTATGCCTAAGTTCGGGTAGTGAAACTTTTTCAGTAAGATTGGTACTGGCTCTAAATTGATTGAAAATAGTGTGTGTGTGAGATCGGCTACCATCTGTTACCATAACCACTTTGACTGTGGCATTCTTTTCTACAGCTCTGGCAATGAGTCCTCCTGTACCAAGACTCTCATCATCAGGGTGTGGAGCAAAAATTAGGATGCGATCGGAACTTTTAACATCTGGTGCAGGTTGAAATTTGGTATTCCATTCTTCCTCTTCAAAATATTGAAATACGAGATAAATAGCAGAAATAAGTAAAACAACAAAAATTAAGAGGTAAAGAATCCCTTTTTTGGCATTTTTTATGTTGAATGGTTTATTCACACATCATTCCTCCATGTTAAAGGAGTAGATTAGTTTTATTATTATTATTATTATTATTATGCTCATGATTTTTTCATGTTTATTGATTATTCATTACCCTTTCTTTATTTATCCCCTATTTGGTTCATTTAAAAAAACCTTTTCTAATGTGATTCTATAGAATTAAGAGTTTTAGGCTATAAATAAACTTTTAAGGGTTTATATTAGGAAAATACACATATTAAACGTTTATTCTCTTTTTTTAAGATTTCATGAACCTTAATTATATTAATTCAGAAATCCATAGGCTCGCTAAATGAGCTTCACTTCAATATTATTAAATCTTATAAAAACACAGTTCTATACAGGTAGGTTAATTTTTATTTTACTGGAGGAATCTTTCTGGAGGAAGAGCATGGAATACATTATCGAAACCCATGATATATCCAAAAAATATGATGATTTCACCGCAGTTAACGGGGTGAATCTTAAAGTGCCTAAAAATAGTGTTTACGGAGTTTTAGGACCTAACGGTGCGGGTAAAACCACGTTAATATCTATGTTGTGCACCATCCTGCACCCCACCGGTGGAACAGCCACAGTTAATGGTTACGATGTTACCAAAAACCCTAAAGAGGTCCGGGAATCCATTGGTATTGTTTTCCAGTCCCGGGCACTGGATGACATCCTCACGGGCCGTGAACACCTGGAAATGCATGCTTCACTCTACGGAGTTCCCAAGGATGTAAGGGAAAACCGTATAGAAGAAATTCTGGACCTGATAGCCCTGGGTCCCAAGGCCGATGAATTCGTTAAAACCTATTCCGGGGGTATGAAACGCCGATTAGAAATAGGTAGGGGTCTGATACACCGTCCCAAGGTTCTTTTCCTGGATGAACCTACCCTGGGATTGGACCCACAGACCAGGGAGAGTATATGGGAATATATTCAGGAACTGAATCAGAACCAGGATGTTTCGGTGCTGATGACCACTCACTACATGGAAGAAGCTGATAAACTGTGTGATGAGATCGCCATAATCAACCAGGGTCAGATCATAACTGCAGATTCCCCTAAAAACTTAAAAAGGGAGTTAAAGGCAGATACCATCACCATGCAGGTGGATAAACTGGAAGAATTCACTGAAAAGGTGGAAAAACTGGATTTTGTTAAGGAGACCTATGTAATGGACTCTGAGATCAAACTAATGGTGGAACGTGGTGAGAACCTGGTGGCAGAGCTGGTGAACTTTGCCAATGAAAATAACATTTTCGTCTATTCCATAGAACTGGAACACCCCAACCTGGAGGATGTGTTCCTTAAATACACTGGTAGAACCATTCAGGGGGAGGGATAATCATGGCAGAACTAGAGGGAATTTACACCATCTGGCTCAGGGAAAACAAAAGATTCCTCCGTTACCGGTCACGTATACTAACTTCAGTGGTAACACCACTTCTATGGCTTCTAATATTTGGAACTGGACTGGGTTCAGCCATAAGATTCGGTAACATGGCTGGAGGATACCAGGCATTCATATTCCCTGGAATCATTGCCCAGACCATCCTTTTCACTTCGGTATTTTCAGGACTTTCCGTGATACAGGACAGGCAGTTCGGATTCTTAAAGGAGATTCTGGTGGCCCCCATATCCCGACCTTCAATTGTCCTGGGGAAAGCCATTGGAATCAGCACTACCGCCCTTATCCAGGGAATAATATTGCTGTTCCTATCATTTGTGGTCAGTGTACCTATGACCATTCCCATTCTCCTGGAATCCATAGGGGTTATAATCCTCATTGCATTAGGTCTATCAGGCATGGGACTTTTGATAGCATCTTTCACCGATAGTATGGAAGGGTTCAACCTTATCATGAGCTTTATTGTAATGCCCATATTTTTATTAAGTGGCGCATTGTTCCCTATAACTGGACTTCCCAGCTGGTTACAGGTAGCAGTCTATATTAACCCCTTAACTTAT
Proteins encoded in this window:
- a CDS encoding DUF2142 domain-containing protein, which gives rise to MIDKWRNIEPQKAFLFLGIIFGVFFLLLVPPFQINDEPAHYYKAYVVSQGQLIPEKTGGVAGFYVPESLDKTVATYYPMVNKYEVKQNSSSYASTLNLPLNPNNRVYVEKEMYTLVYPPLPYLASGLVMALASLLGTSPLILMYFGRIINLLVWLLMVYLAIKITPVHKWVFLLLALMPMTLFEAASLSADSFNLGLSFLTIAFFFKLAFEEKKKRVEKRDLLFLLALLAMLSLSKVGYALLLILFFLIPSYKFENKKRMISQFFLVLTLPVVFIAGIWNYLFKDLYISMPPAWAAASIPGQIAFISSNPLNFLQIITHTLIEKQGFSVSFVGIFGWNELSLPNIVVILYLVVIVVVAVVDNKSMITINPKQKLVAFITFFAMFFLVILYEYVTFTPVGLDMVYGVQGRYFIPVAPLLFLLFYPNRDQINLQGHKINFKLREKFPIMIVLFSIVILCISLFMIFKRYYVV
- a CDS encoding PIG-L family deacetylase, with the protein product MNKPFNIKNAKKGILYLLIFVVLLISAIYLVFQYFEEEEWNTKFQPAPDVKSSDRILIFAPHPDDESLGTGGLIARAVEKNATVKVVMVTDGSRSHTHTIFNQFRASTNLTEKVSLPELRHNETLKALKNLGLNENDVIFLGYPDGGLRAILNDHWDYSNPYKSDNDYNKYDHVPYSFVYEKNATYSGANIAQNMESIINDFNPTSIFYPDDGDDHPDHWAVSFFAQYAIMETNYTGAQYTYLVHKGHHWPKPEYYLPNEKLHPPRELLDLDANWTYFSINESEENKKRDAVNSHKSQTHLTRDYLQSFVRVNDLLAIYPDITVSKDEGNLSNGIMPGASYKDERVDYRTLPFKSMEDLTSAGITYDDQYVYMVIETATDIPDNVIHNFHLRWSNGQEVKRMDITVKDGAAQYESKASNSIIPTTPPIVNENEDILIVKLPKSTFAGVKEALLSVDVVNQETNDAIDIMAWREFDFSVGQF
- a CDS encoding ATP-binding cassette domain-containing protein — its product is MEYIIETHDISKKYDDFTAVNGVNLKVPKNSVYGVLGPNGAGKTTLISMLCTILHPTGGTATVNGYDVTKNPKEVRESIGIVFQSRALDDILTGREHLEMHASLYGVPKDVRENRIEEILDLIALGPKADEFVKTYSGGMKRRLEIGRGLIHRPKVLFLDEPTLGLDPQTRESIWEYIQELNQNQDVSVLMTTHYMEEADKLCDEIAIINQGQIITADSPKNLKRELKADTITMQVDKLEEFTEKVEKLDFVKETYVMDSEIKLMVERGENLVAELVNFANENNIFVYSIELEHPNLEDVFLKYTGRTIQGEG
- a CDS encoding ABC transporter permease, translated to MAELEGIYTIWLRENKRFLRYRSRILTSVVTPLLWLLIFGTGLGSAIRFGNMAGGYQAFIFPGIIAQTILFTSVFSGLSVIQDRQFGFLKEILVAPISRPSIVLGKAIGISTTALIQGIILLFLSFVVSVPMTIPILLESIGVIILIALGLSGMGLLIASFTDSMEGFNLIMSFIVMPIFLLSGALFPITGLPSWLQVAVYINPLTYGVDALRSIILHESVLPLYVSVIVVAIFAVLMILISALIFSKKEQSLM